Within the Candidatus Micrarchaeia archaeon genome, the region ATCCTCCTAGGGCTGGCTGCGGCGAAGTATTTTATCTTGTCCTTTATCACATGTCCGGCAAGCCCCTTCCCCTGGAGGCGCGCCAGTATTTTGTAAACTTTGGAAGAAGAAACTCCGGCCCGCTCGGCGAGCGGCCCGGTCTTTGTGGAACCCAGCTCAAGCAGCGCCATGTAAACTTTTACCTCTCCTCGGCTCAAACCAATATCCTCCAGAACTCCAAGGTCCATGCTCTTTTTTCCCTCAATTCGCTTATAACCCTTTCTATTGCGACCCCCTAAGGGGGCAATAGCAATTAAGTGCATCAGTTGAGCGTTGCAAACAGGTGGTGTGCATGGATGAAAATCCAGGTGATAAACGTGAAAAAGAAGCGTTTGGCTGCTTCCAGGTACTTCTTGAGCCCGAAATCCGGGAAGGCGCCAGAGCCGGATGCGTAAGCCTGTTTTGCACTGCGTTCAAGCCGCTTGCGCTCCCATAGGTGCATCCGATGGCTTCAAACGCGGGGTTCGGCGGCTGCTACGACCACATCAACTCTGAGTGGAAGAAGACCGCGAAGGTGATTCTGGGCACCGAGCTGGGCGACCTTGCAGATTACGAGAAGTGGCTCCTTTCCCTCAAGCAGCCCATGCTCCGCAAATTCTCCTCGGTTTCAGGCGATGGCGTGGCTTTCGCATCCCAGGACTACGCCCAGGTCGCGAAAGTCATGGCTTTGGGCGAGTCCCCTGAACAATCCAAATTCAAGCCCCTGAACCTAAACGAGATAAAAGACATAGATTCCCTGGTAGATGCCTGCAGGGAGCAGATTTTCTACTCGGGCAACATAGTTCTGGGAAATTCAGCATTCGTGGAGGGCAGCTCGAGCGTGAGCGACAGCTTCTACGTGTACAATTCGGCCCGCATATTCAGCTCCAAAAACATCGCATGCTCCACGATAATCAAATCCGCGGAAAACACATTCGGCTGCAATGTCTCCTCTTATTCTAACCATTCAATAAGATGCCACCAGTATGGAAAAGGGGTACGCAATTTCGAGCTGTGCCTGGGGTGGCTCTCTTCAGACTGCTATTATTCCTACAATATGGGCAGCTGCACAAACTGCATGTTCTCCTTCAACCTGCGCAGCAAGCGCAATGCAGTAGGCAATCTCGCGCTCTCTCCTGAGAAGTATGCGAGCATAAAGCAGCGGCTCCTTGAGCAGATCGTCTCGGAGCTCGAGCGAAAAAAGAGCG harbors:
- a CDS encoding helix-turn-helix domain-containing protein; this translates as MDLGVLEDIGLSRGEVKVYMALLELGSTKTGPLAERAGVSSSKVYKILARLQGKGLAGHVIKDKIKYFAAASPRR